A single region of the Candidatus Eisenbacteria bacterium genome encodes:
- a CDS encoding adenine phosphoribosyltransferase, with protein MSARPLTEWIRTVPDWPQPGVLFRDLTPLWADGAAWKRAVAALAKPFDAKPPDLVLGIEARGFLVAAALAARWGVGIVLARKPGKLPGASFRESYALEYGSATLESHRDILHPGSRILITDDVIATGGTAQASLFLVRALGCVPAGFAFLVEIATLEGRRRLEGSVPVHSVIVYGKDGGTTVRE; from the coding sequence ATGAGCGCGAGGCCCCTCACCGAGTGGATCCGGACGGTTCCGGACTGGCCGCAGCCGGGAGTCCTCTTCCGGGATCTGACGCCGCTCTGGGCGGACGGCGCGGCGTGGAAGCGCGCCGTGGCCGCGCTCGCGAAGCCGTTCGACGCGAAGCCGCCGGATCTCGTGCTCGGGATCGAGGCGCGCGGATTCCTGGTGGCCGCGGCGCTCGCCGCGCGGTGGGGCGTGGGGATCGTGCTCGCGCGGAAGCCGGGGAAGCTCCCGGGCGCGTCCTTCCGGGAGTCCTACGCGCTCGAGTACGGCTCGGCGACGCTCGAATCGCACCGCGACATCCTGCATCCGGGATCGCGAATCCTGATCACGGACGACGTGATCGCGACCGGCGGCACGGCGCAGGCGTCGCTCTTCCTCGTGCGCGCGCTGGGATGCGTGCCGGCCGGGTTCGCGTTCCTGGTGGAGATCGCGACGCTGGAGGGGCGCCGGCGCCTCGAGGGTTCCGTTCCCGTGCACAGCGTCATCGTGTACGGGAAGGACGGCGGCACGACGGTCCGGGAGTAG